A region of Ammospiza nelsoni isolate bAmmNel1 chromosome 8, bAmmNel1.pri, whole genome shotgun sequence DNA encodes the following proteins:
- the PALD1 gene encoding paladin isoform X2 has product MMGTTASAAQQAVSASPLESRAPGDGSMEDQHSLSIHSFQTLGLHNSKAKSIITNKVAPVVITYNCREEFQIHDDLLKANYAVGRISEATLEHYLVQGKYFMVRDVYGKLDVLNTTGSCGAPNFRQAKGGYAVFGMGQPSLNGFKLVLQKLQREGHKECVFFCVREEPVVFLRLEGDFVSYTPRGKENLHENLQRLQRGVRAESLELAIRKEIRDFAQLSESVYYVYNDIERLRDEPHAVRVHCDEDIQVTDEVYRRPVFLQPSYRYHRLPLPAEGAPLEEQFDAFIRCLRESPSLLLRDPGRPPPALLFGCQTGVGRTNLAMAMGTLVLHHHRGATQKPDFPPLPKTSPRDRLRVIQAFMEMVPKGQQIVEEVDGAIASCSEMHDMKEAIYENKKKLEGIGEDYQIQGSSTKEYFLQRTLQSLERYFYLIAFNYYLHEQYPLGFALSFSRWMCRRPELYRLQADMNRAELTVTAELLTKGARVLVADERFCPDVLSTAKEMSVGNFRRVPKMPIYGTAQPSSKSLGSVLRYLTDAKRKHSRILWVSLREEAVLEGNEQIYTLREPGLLEELIPVPAASPQQLEKLEAALKGDLLKCQKWLEVYLESEKQMKMFKSCLTTQEIFSQQKNSCQGLTYRRIPIPDFCAPREQDFDRLLEAMKSALAEDSRAAFVFNCSSGRGRTTTAMVIAVLTLWHFNGIPEMSEEEIVSVPDAKYTKGEFEVVMKVVQLLPDGHRMKKEVDMALDTVSETMTPMHYHLREIIICTFRQGKSSKDEREARTLQLRSLQYLERYIFLILFNTYLHLEKKDSWQRPFSLWMREVAAVAGVYEVLNQLGFPELESLEGRALCTLRGRWQAQGATARPFRGDFV; this is encoded by the exons ATGATGGGTACGACGGCCAGCGCGGCGCAGCAGGCGGTCTCGGCATCGCCCCTGGAGAGCCGGGCGCCGGGAGACGGCAGCATGGAGGACCAGCACTCCCTCAGCATCCACTCCTTCCAGACCCTGGGGCTCCACAACAGCAAGGCCAAGTCCATCATCACCAACAAAGTGGCGCCCGTGGTCATCAC GTACAACTGCAGGGAGGAGTTCCAGATCCACGATGACCTGCTCAAGGCCAACTACGCGGTGGGACGCATTTCTGAGGCCACGCTGGAGCACTACCTGGTGCAG GGGAAATACTTCATGGTCAGGGATGTGTATGGAAAATTGGATGTTTTGAACACTACTGGCAGCTGTGGCGCTCCCAACTTCCGTCAGGCCAAGGGAGGTTACGCCGTGTTCgggatggggcagcccagcCTCAATGGCTTCAAGCTGgtgctgcagaagctgcagagagAAGGCCACAAG GAATGTGTCTTCTTCTGTGTCCGCGAGGAGCCCGTGGTGTTCCTGCGGCTGGAGGGGGACTTTGTGTCCTACACGCCCCGGGGCAAGGAGAACCTGCACGAGAACCTGCAGCGCCTGCAGCGCGGCGTGCGGGCCGAGAGCCTGGAGCTGGCCATCCGCAAGGAG ATCCGTGACTTCGCGCAGCTGAGCGAGAGCGTGTACTACGTGTACAACGACATCGAGCGGCTGCGCGACGAGCCCCACGCCGTGCGCGTGCACTGCGACGAGGACATCCAGGTCACCGACGAGGTCTATCGCAGGCCTGTCTTCCTCCAGCCCTCCTACAg GTACCACcggctgcccctgcctgccgAGGGAGCCCCTCTGGAGGAGCAGTTTGATGCTTTCATCCGCTGCCTCAGg GAGAGCCCCAGCTTGCTGCTGCGGGACCCCGGCCGGCCCCCGCCCGCGCTGCTCTTCGGCTGCCAGACCGGCGTGGGCAGGACCAACCTGGCCATGGCCATGGGCACCCTGGTCCTCCACCACCACCGAGGAGCTACCCAGAAGCCTGA CTTCCCCCCCTTGCCCAAGACATCTCCTAGGGACAGGCTCCGGGTCATCCAGGCCTTCATGGAGATGGTGCCCAAAGGCCAGCAGATAGTGGAGGAG GTGGACGGCGCCATCGCCTCCTGCTCGGAGATGCACGACATGAAGGAAGCCATCTACGAGAACAAGAAGAAGCTGGAAGGGATTGGGGAGGACTATCAGATCCAG GGGAGCAGCACCAAAGAGTATTTCCTCCAGAGGACTCTGCAGAGCCTCGAACGCTATTTCTACTTGATTGCCTTCAACTACTACCTTCATGAGCAG TACCCCCTGGGCTTTGCCCTCAGCTTCAGCAGGTGGATGTGCCGGCGCCCGGAGCTGTACCGGCTGCAGGCCGACATGAACCGCGCCGAGCTCACCGTGACCGCTGAGCTCCTCACCAAGGGCGCCCGCGTGCTG GTGGCGGATGAGCGCTTCTGCCCGGATGTGCTGAGCACTGCCAAGGAGATGAGCGTGGGCAACTTCCGCAGGGTGCCCAAGATGCCCATTTATGGCacggcacagcccagctccaag AGCCTGGGCAGCGTGCTGCGGTACCTGACGGATGCCAAGAGGAAGCACTCGCGCATCCTCTGGGTCAGCCTGCGGGAGGAGGCGGTCCTGGAGGGGAATGAGCAGATCTACACCCTGCGGGagcctgggctcctggaggagCTGATCCCCGTGCCTGCTGCCTcgccccagcagctggag AAACTGGAGGCTGCCCTGAAGGGGGACCTGCTGAAGTGCCAGAAGTGGCTGGAGGTGTACCTGGAGTCAGAGAAGCAGATGAAGATGTTTAAGAGCTGCCTGACCACGCAGGAGATATTCAGCCAGCAGAAGAATTCCTGCCAGGGACTCACCTACCGCCGCATCCCCATCCCTGacttctgtgctcccagggagcag GACTTTGACCGGCTGCTGGAGGCCATGAAGAGCGCCCTGGCCGAGGACTCGCGGGCAGCCTTCGTGTTCAACTGCTCCAGTGGCCGGGGCAGGACCACCACGGCCATGGTCATCGCTGTGCTCACCCTGTGGCACTTCAAC GGCATCCCTGAGATGAGCGAGGAGGAAATCGTGAGTGTGCCTGACGCCAAGTACACCAAGGGGGAGTTTGAG GTGGTGATGAAGGTGGTCCAGCTCCTGCCCGACGGTCACCGGATGAAGAAGGAGGTGGACATGGCGCTGGACACGGTCAGCGAGACTATGACCCCCATGCACTACCACCTGAGGGAGATCATCATCTGCACCTTCCGCCAG GGCAAGTCGAGCAAGGATGAGCGGGAGGCGCGGACGCTGCAGCTGAGGAGCCTGCAGTACCTGGAGCGCTACATCTTCCTCATCCTCTTCAACACCTACCTGCACCTGGAGAAGAAGGACTCCTGGCAGAGGCCCTTCAGCCTCTGGATGCGTGAG gtggcagcagtggcCGGGGTCTACGAGGTGCTGAACCAGCTGGGGTTCCCGGAGCTGGAGAGCCTGgagggcagagccctgtgcacGCTGCGGGGCCGCTGGCAGGCACAGGGCGCCACGGCCCGGCCCTTCCGCGGCGACTTCGTGTAG
- the PALD1 gene encoding paladin isoform X1: protein MMGTTASAAQQAVSASPLESRAPGDGSMEDQHSLSIHSFQTLGLHNSKAKSIITNKVAPVVITYNCREEFQIHDDLLKANYAVGRISEATLEHYLVQGKYFMVRDVYGKLDVLNTTGSCGAPNFRQAKGGYAVFGMGQPSLNGFKLVLQKLQREGHKECVFFCVREEPVVFLRLEGDFVSYTPRGKENLHENLQRLQRGVRAESLELAIRKEIRDFAQLSESVYYVYNDIERLRDEPHAVRVHCDEDIQVTDEVYRRPVFLQPSYRYHRLPLPAEGAPLEEQFDAFIRCLRESPSLLLRDPGRPPPALLFGCQTGVGRTNLAMAMGTLVLHHHRGATQKPDFPPLPKTSPRDRLRVIQAFMEMVPKGQQIVEEVDGAIASCSEMHDMKEAIYENKKKLEGIGEDYQIQGSSTKEYFLQRTLQSLERYFYLIAFNYYLHEQYPLGFALSFSRWMCRRPELYRLQADMNRAELTVTAELLTKGARVLVADERFCPDVLSTAKEMSVGNFRRVPKMPIYGTAQPSSKSLGSVLRYLTDAKRKHSRILWVSLREEAVLEGNEQIYTLREPGLLEELIPVPAASPQQLEKLEAALKGDLLKCQKWLEVYLESEKQMKMFKSCLTTQEIFSQQKNSCQGLTYRRIPIPDFCAPREQDFDRLLEAMKSALAEDSRAAFVFNCSSGRGRTTTAMVIAVLTLWHFNVSPGAATTPAGAPGEALQSPWQGIPEMSEEEIVSVPDAKYTKGEFEVVMKVVQLLPDGHRMKKEVDMALDTVSETMTPMHYHLREIIICTFRQGKSSKDEREARTLQLRSLQYLERYIFLILFNTYLHLEKKDSWQRPFSLWMREVAAVAGVYEVLNQLGFPELESLEGRALCTLRGRWQAQGATARPFRGDFV from the exons ATGATGGGTACGACGGCCAGCGCGGCGCAGCAGGCGGTCTCGGCATCGCCCCTGGAGAGCCGGGCGCCGGGAGACGGCAGCATGGAGGACCAGCACTCCCTCAGCATCCACTCCTTCCAGACCCTGGGGCTCCACAACAGCAAGGCCAAGTCCATCATCACCAACAAAGTGGCGCCCGTGGTCATCAC GTACAACTGCAGGGAGGAGTTCCAGATCCACGATGACCTGCTCAAGGCCAACTACGCGGTGGGACGCATTTCTGAGGCCACGCTGGAGCACTACCTGGTGCAG GGGAAATACTTCATGGTCAGGGATGTGTATGGAAAATTGGATGTTTTGAACACTACTGGCAGCTGTGGCGCTCCCAACTTCCGTCAGGCCAAGGGAGGTTACGCCGTGTTCgggatggggcagcccagcCTCAATGGCTTCAAGCTGgtgctgcagaagctgcagagagAAGGCCACAAG GAATGTGTCTTCTTCTGTGTCCGCGAGGAGCCCGTGGTGTTCCTGCGGCTGGAGGGGGACTTTGTGTCCTACACGCCCCGGGGCAAGGAGAACCTGCACGAGAACCTGCAGCGCCTGCAGCGCGGCGTGCGGGCCGAGAGCCTGGAGCTGGCCATCCGCAAGGAG ATCCGTGACTTCGCGCAGCTGAGCGAGAGCGTGTACTACGTGTACAACGACATCGAGCGGCTGCGCGACGAGCCCCACGCCGTGCGCGTGCACTGCGACGAGGACATCCAGGTCACCGACGAGGTCTATCGCAGGCCTGTCTTCCTCCAGCCCTCCTACAg GTACCACcggctgcccctgcctgccgAGGGAGCCCCTCTGGAGGAGCAGTTTGATGCTTTCATCCGCTGCCTCAGg GAGAGCCCCAGCTTGCTGCTGCGGGACCCCGGCCGGCCCCCGCCCGCGCTGCTCTTCGGCTGCCAGACCGGCGTGGGCAGGACCAACCTGGCCATGGCCATGGGCACCCTGGTCCTCCACCACCACCGAGGAGCTACCCAGAAGCCTGA CTTCCCCCCCTTGCCCAAGACATCTCCTAGGGACAGGCTCCGGGTCATCCAGGCCTTCATGGAGATGGTGCCCAAAGGCCAGCAGATAGTGGAGGAG GTGGACGGCGCCATCGCCTCCTGCTCGGAGATGCACGACATGAAGGAAGCCATCTACGAGAACAAGAAGAAGCTGGAAGGGATTGGGGAGGACTATCAGATCCAG GGGAGCAGCACCAAAGAGTATTTCCTCCAGAGGACTCTGCAGAGCCTCGAACGCTATTTCTACTTGATTGCCTTCAACTACTACCTTCATGAGCAG TACCCCCTGGGCTTTGCCCTCAGCTTCAGCAGGTGGATGTGCCGGCGCCCGGAGCTGTACCGGCTGCAGGCCGACATGAACCGCGCCGAGCTCACCGTGACCGCTGAGCTCCTCACCAAGGGCGCCCGCGTGCTG GTGGCGGATGAGCGCTTCTGCCCGGATGTGCTGAGCACTGCCAAGGAGATGAGCGTGGGCAACTTCCGCAGGGTGCCCAAGATGCCCATTTATGGCacggcacagcccagctccaag AGCCTGGGCAGCGTGCTGCGGTACCTGACGGATGCCAAGAGGAAGCACTCGCGCATCCTCTGGGTCAGCCTGCGGGAGGAGGCGGTCCTGGAGGGGAATGAGCAGATCTACACCCTGCGGGagcctgggctcctggaggagCTGATCCCCGTGCCTGCTGCCTcgccccagcagctggag AAACTGGAGGCTGCCCTGAAGGGGGACCTGCTGAAGTGCCAGAAGTGGCTGGAGGTGTACCTGGAGTCAGAGAAGCAGATGAAGATGTTTAAGAGCTGCCTGACCACGCAGGAGATATTCAGCCAGCAGAAGAATTCCTGCCAGGGACTCACCTACCGCCGCATCCCCATCCCTGacttctgtgctcccagggagcag GACTTTGACCGGCTGCTGGAGGCCATGAAGAGCGCCCTGGCCGAGGACTCGCGGGCAGCCTTCGTGTTCAACTGCTCCAGTGGCCGGGGCAGGACCACCACGGCCATGGTCATCGCTGTGCTCACCCTGTGGCACTTCAACGTGAGTCCAGGGGCTGCAACAacccctgctggggctcctggggaagctctgcagagcccatgGCAG GGCATCCCTGAGATGAGCGAGGAGGAAATCGTGAGTGTGCCTGACGCCAAGTACACCAAGGGGGAGTTTGAG GTGGTGATGAAGGTGGTCCAGCTCCTGCCCGACGGTCACCGGATGAAGAAGGAGGTGGACATGGCGCTGGACACGGTCAGCGAGACTATGACCCCCATGCACTACCACCTGAGGGAGATCATCATCTGCACCTTCCGCCAG GGCAAGTCGAGCAAGGATGAGCGGGAGGCGCGGACGCTGCAGCTGAGGAGCCTGCAGTACCTGGAGCGCTACATCTTCCTCATCCTCTTCAACACCTACCTGCACCTGGAGAAGAAGGACTCCTGGCAGAGGCCCTTCAGCCTCTGGATGCGTGAG gtggcagcagtggcCGGGGTCTACGAGGTGCTGAACCAGCTGGGGTTCCCGGAGCTGGAGAGCCTGgagggcagagccctgtgcacGCTGCGGGGCCGCTGGCAGGCACAGGGCGCCACGGCCCGGCCCTTCCGCGGCGACTTCGTGTAG